In a genomic window of Bradyrhizobium ontarionense:
- a CDS encoding phosphatase PAP2 family protein, with translation MNRTGLFIALSLALVIGVLFGVYPELDLKLAALFYDSHTHSFPLKLDGYAAFARDAAMWIAWGIALPPIVALVVKFIRPDRPLLISGRTIAFLLLTLSLSAGVLTNFTFKSYWGRPRPVVVTEFGGDLPFVPWWDPRGGCGRNCSFFSGEGATAFWTLAPAALTPPVIRPFAYAAATLFGLATSVLRMAFGGHFFTDVAAAGLVTFIVIWLAHGYIYRWPSTRLTDAGIDAGLTRIAWPGYRFLRRRFRPRRRAADTGSAA, from the coding sequence ATGAATCGGACCGGCCTCTTCATCGCATTGTCGCTCGCGCTCGTCATCGGCGTGCTGTTCGGCGTCTATCCCGAGCTCGACCTGAAGCTGGCCGCGTTGTTCTACGATTCCCATACGCACAGCTTTCCCCTGAAGCTCGACGGCTACGCCGCTTTCGCGCGCGACGCCGCGATGTGGATTGCCTGGGGCATTGCCCTGCCGCCGATCGTCGCGCTGGTGGTGAAGTTCATCCGTCCCGACCGGCCGCTCCTGATCTCCGGCCGCACGATCGCTTTCCTGCTGCTGACGCTGTCACTCTCGGCCGGCGTGCTCACCAACTTCACCTTCAAATCCTATTGGGGCCGGCCGCGCCCGGTCGTCGTGACCGAGTTCGGCGGTGACCTGCCGTTCGTGCCGTGGTGGGATCCGCGCGGCGGCTGCGGCCGCAACTGCTCGTTCTTCTCCGGCGAGGGCGCCACGGCGTTCTGGACGCTGGCGCCGGCGGCGCTGACGCCGCCCGTCATACGGCCCTTCGCCTATGCCGCCGCAACGCTGTTCGGGCTCGCCACCTCGGTGCTGCGCATGGCGTTCGGCGGCCATTTCTTCACCGACGTCGCCGCCGCCGGCCTCGTCACCTTCATCGTGATCTGGCTCGCGCATGGCTACATCTATCGCTGGCCGTCCACGCGGCTGACAGATGCTGGCATCGATGCGGGACTGACCCGCATCGCGTGGCCCGGCTACCGCTTCCTGCGCCGCCGGTTTCGTCCCCGGCGGCGCGCGGCAGATACCGGCTCTGCGGCCTGA